The following coding sequences are from one Shewanella putrefaciens window:
- a CDS encoding DUF4266 domain-containing protein, whose product MLKPISVAVTLVIGLSGCSNLGVQPWEKGHLARSDMALDSEKLDLALDDHIYFSKEGSSGGRAFAGGGCGCN is encoded by the coding sequence ATGCTTAAACCTATATCTGTCGCTGTAACTCTTGTGATTGGTTTGAGTGGTTGTTCAAACTTAGGTGTCCAACCCTGGGAAAAGGGCCACTTAGCTCGGAGTGATATGGCGCTTGACAGTGAAAAACTCGATTTAGCGCTTGATGATCATATTTATTTTAGTAAAGAAGGTAGTAGCGGTGGCCGAGCCTTTGCAGGTGGTGGGTGTGGCTGTAATTAG
- a CDS encoding TlpA family protein disulfide reductase encodes MKKLLSLLVLMAVGAQAAPSLDHTVFDARNETTSLAEFRGQVVYVDFWASWCVPCRKSFPWMNEMHQKYQAQGLAVVAINLDTDPLLAQAFLAEVPAHFTVRFNPEGDVARSFDLLGMPSSFIFNRQGQLVQSHVGFYTNKAADYEQELVSLLKE; translated from the coding sequence ATGAAAAAATTATTGTCGCTATTGGTTTTAATGGCTGTGGGTGCCCAAGCCGCACCGTCTTTGGATCACACAGTATTTGATGCCCGAAATGAAACGACTTCGCTTGCTGAATTTAGGGGGCAGGTGGTGTATGTCGATTTTTGGGCATCTTGGTGTGTGCCTTGCCGTAAGTCATTTCCTTGGATGAACGAAATGCATCAAAAGTATCAAGCACAAGGTTTAGCCGTTGTGGCCATCAATCTTGATACCGATCCTTTGCTTGCTCAGGCTTTTCTTGCCGAAGTTCCCGCCCATTTTACTGTGCGCTTTAATCCTGAAGGCGATGTTGCACGTAGCTTTGATTTATTAGGTATGCCAAGCAGCTTTATCTTTAATCGTCAAGGTCAATTAGTGCAGAGCCACGTGGGGTTTTATACCAATAAGGCCGCAGATTACGAGCAAGAGCTCGTCAGCTTACTCAAGGAGTAA
- the hyaA gene encoding nickel-dependent hydrogenase small subunit: protein MDTHAALYEQGKARLEALRQLAPRQQQSLVEKMQQHGISRRDFMKWSAMVTGMLALPLPFSNLVAEAAELADRVPLIWLHMAECTGCSESLVRADTPNLDSLIFDHISLEYHETLMAASGWQAEENLEHALEAYKGRYLLAVEGAIPTANNGSFLTVGCKGHTGLEIIKHAAEGAAAIISVGTCAAFGGVQAAYPNPTGAKGVHEVVSKPVINLGGCPPSEKNIVGTLMYFIMFGRLPALDMFNRPKWAYGARVHDNCERRGRFDAGEFVEEFGDHGAKEGYCLYKVGCKGPYTYNNCPTERFNHHTSWPVLAGHGCMGCSEPNFWDDMADFEKPLGRQLLHGLDATADTIGAVILGATVVGIGAHAVASIFAKPLEE from the coding sequence ATGGACACACATGCAGCCCTATATGAACAGGGAAAAGCGCGCTTAGAGGCACTTCGCCAGCTCGCTCCCCGTCAACAGCAATCCCTTGTCGAAAAAATGCAACAACATGGCATTAGTCGCCGTGATTTTATGAAATGGAGTGCGATGGTGACGGGCATGCTCGCATTACCACTTCCGTTTAGTAACTTAGTAGCCGAAGCGGCCGAATTAGCTGACCGAGTTCCCTTAATTTGGTTACATATGGCCGAGTGTACTGGTTGTTCTGAATCTCTTGTTCGTGCCGATACACCGAACTTAGATTCACTGATCTTCGACCATATTTCGCTGGAATACCACGAGACCTTAATGGCGGCCTCTGGTTGGCAAGCAGAAGAAAATCTCGAACATGCGCTAGAAGCCTACAAGGGTCGCTACTTGCTGGCTGTTGAGGGTGCCATTCCTACCGCCAATAATGGCAGTTTCTTAACTGTGGGTTGTAAAGGCCACACAGGTTTAGAGATTATCAAGCATGCTGCTGAAGGTGCTGCAGCCATTATTTCGGTCGGCACTTGCGCCGCATTTGGTGGCGTTCAAGCCGCATATCCTAACCCCACTGGCGCCAAAGGTGTCCATGAGGTCGTGAGTAAACCTGTTATTAATTTAGGCGGTTGTCCACCGAGTGAAAAAAATATTGTGGGTACATTGATGTACTTCATTATGTTTGGAAGATTACCCGCACTGGATATGTTTAATCGTCCAAAGTGGGCTTATGGTGCTCGAGTACATGATAACTGCGAACGTCGTGGCCGTTTCGATGCAGGTGAATTCGTTGAAGAATTTGGCGATCACGGTGCGAAAGAAGGTTATTGCCTTTATAAGGTGGGTTGTAAAGGTCCTTACACATACAACAACTGCCCAACCGAACGCTTTAACCATCACACTAGCTGGCCAGTACTCGCTGGACACGGTTGTATGGGCTGCTCAGAACCTAACTTCTGGGATGATATGGCTGACTTTGAAAAACCCCTTGGCCGTCAACTCCTCCATGGATTGGATGCGACCGCAGATACTATTGGTGCGGTAATTTTAGGCGCGACTGTGGTGGGCATTGGAGCCCATGCTGTTGCCAGTATTTTTGCCAAACCGCTGGAGGAATAA
- the hyaB gene encoding nickel-dependent hydrogenase large subunit, with translation MSKRVVIDPITRIEGHLRIEVEVDENNVINKAWSSSTLWRGIEVILKGRTPMDVGLIVQRICGVCTYSHYRCGTEAVENALGLQIPLNAKYLRSLMQTSLYMHDHIVHFYHLHGLDWVDIVSALSADPAKAAQVALKYADNPIAAGEGDLRAVQERVKGFVETGKLGPFANAYWGNGTYKFTPEQNLIALSHYLKALEVQRVAAEMLAIFGGKSPHPQSLVVGGVTSVRDMLSPARLQEWKQKHAIVTDFILRAYQADIVMAAEAFGTEPSVLGGVNVKNFMATNDFVLANGEFMFDQGVIMNGDLAGVSDINPDLIAEDVSHAWYTADAPQHPYDGTTIPNYTGFIERDTVYGKLPTLDGDGKYSWVKSPRYQGEPVEVGPLSCLLVSYARGNKVVVDAVNGLLARTGLPVEALFTTLGRTAARMLQTVIVAQEGLKTFEALLVNIQSDETTFVKPNIDPNKEYVGHAMIEAPRGMLSHWIRIKNGVVENYQAVVPTTWNAGPVDANGKMGPYEASLIGLKLEDPTKPLEVIRIIHSFDPCMACSVHVMDFKGQALSEFRVSPNGQ, from the coding sequence ATGAGCAAGCGCGTTGTTATCGACCCTATTACCCGTATTGAGGGTCACTTACGTATCGAAGTTGAAGTTGATGAGAATAATGTCATCAACAAGGCTTGGTCATCCTCTACCCTTTGGCGTGGTATTGAAGTCATCCTCAAGGGCCGTACACCTATGGATGTTGGCCTTATCGTTCAGCGGATTTGTGGTGTGTGTACTTATTCCCATTACCGTTGTGGTACAGAAGCCGTTGAAAATGCACTGGGGCTCCAAATTCCACTGAACGCAAAATACTTACGCTCCTTGATGCAAACCTCGCTCTATATGCACGATCATATAGTGCACTTCTACCATTTACATGGTTTAGATTGGGTGGATATTGTTTCTGCATTGAGCGCCGATCCTGCGAAAGCAGCACAGGTTGCCTTGAAGTATGCAGATAATCCGATTGCAGCAGGTGAAGGCGATCTGCGGGCGGTGCAAGAAAGAGTGAAAGGTTTTGTCGAAACAGGCAAACTTGGCCCATTCGCTAACGCTTATTGGGGCAATGGCACCTATAAATTTACCCCTGAACAAAACCTTATTGCCTTATCTCACTACCTAAAAGCACTTGAAGTGCAGCGTGTTGCCGCAGAAATGCTAGCAATATTTGGCGGTAAATCACCTCACCCACAATCACTGGTTGTCGGCGGTGTCACCTCGGTTCGCGATATGTTAAGCCCTGCGCGTTTGCAGGAATGGAAACAAAAACACGCCATCGTAACTGACTTTATCCTACGTGCCTATCAAGCCGATATCGTGATGGCTGCAGAAGCCTTTGGGACAGAGCCAAGCGTTCTTGGCGGCGTGAATGTGAAAAATTTCATGGCGACTAATGACTTTGTCTTAGCTAATGGCGAATTCATGTTTGATCAAGGTGTGATCATGAATGGCGATCTTGCTGGCGTTAGTGATATCAACCCAGATCTTATCGCCGAAGATGTAAGCCACGCTTGGTATACCGCCGATGCGCCGCAACATCCCTATGACGGTACGACGATTCCTAACTATACGGGTTTTATCGAACGCGACACTGTGTATGGCAAGCTGCCAACACTGGATGGTGATGGAAAATACTCTTGGGTAAAATCACCCCGTTATCAAGGCGAACCTGTAGAAGTAGGTCCACTGTCTTGTCTACTGGTGAGTTATGCTCGTGGTAATAAAGTCGTAGTGGATGCCGTTAATGGTTTATTAGCTCGCACAGGTTTACCCGTTGAAGCCTTATTTACCACATTAGGCCGCACTGCTGCCCGTATGTTACAAACCGTGATTGTGGCTCAAGAAGGGTTAAAAACCTTCGAGGCTTTGCTTGTCAACATCCAATCCGATGAAACAACCTTCGTTAAGCCCAATATTGACCCCAACAAAGAATATGTAGGTCATGCCATGATTGAGGCACCGCGCGGAATGTTAAGTCACTGGATCCGCATCAAAAATGGGGTTGTTGAAAACTATCAAGCTGTCGTACCAACCACGTGGAACGCAGGTCCTGTCGATGCCAACGGTAAAATGGGTCCCTATGAAGCTTCGCTCATTGGCTTAAAACTGGAAGATCCAACTAAACCCCTTGAGGTGATACGTATTATTCACTCATTTGACCCTTGCATGGCGTGTTCTGTACACGTAATGGATTTTAAAGGTCAGGCATTGAGCGAGTTCCGTGTCAGCCCCAATGGACAATAA
- the cybH gene encoding Ni/Fe-hydrogenase, b-type cytochrome subunit, translating into MNHSATRIRTLVFSPAIRIFHWLRALSILVLVITGFYIAWPFLVAPESSDVLVQGWIRFAHLVCGFLLTAITLVRFYLYFFSRSDIERRSFRDVMSIQSWITQLKSYIWMGHLHKAGVYGPLQFVTYVAISLVALVICITGLVLYANVYHEGLGGMLWGSAAWITAQMGGLAQVRIWHHYLTWAFVIFVVIHVYMAVWSGIRFKHNSVDSIVSGYDYHKPDSHH; encoded by the coding sequence ATGAACCATTCTGCAACCCGCATTCGTACACTAGTATTTAGTCCTGCAATACGAATTTTTCACTGGCTCAGGGCACTGTCAATATTGGTGCTGGTGATCACAGGATTCTATATTGCTTGGCCGTTTCTTGTGGCACCAGAAAGTAGCGATGTACTCGTTCAAGGTTGGATCCGTTTTGCTCACTTGGTTTGTGGTTTTTTACTGACCGCAATTACTTTAGTTCGCTTCTACCTGTATTTTTTCAGCCGAAGCGATATTGAGCGACGTTCATTCCGGGATGTAATGAGTATCCAAAGTTGGATAACCCAACTGAAATCCTATATTTGGATGGGACATTTGCATAAAGCGGGAGTCTATGGACCACTGCAATTTGTGACTTATGTAGCAATATCCTTAGTTGCACTGGTGATTTGTATTACAGGCCTCGTTTTATATGCCAATGTATACCACGAAGGTTTAGGTGGCATGCTTTGGGGAAGCGCAGCCTGGATTACAGCACAAATGGGTGGACTCGCACAGGTCAGGATTTGGCACCACTACCTCACTTGGGCATTTGTTATCTTTGTGGTTATCCACGTCTATATGGCGGTTTGGTCAGGGATACGCTTCAAACATAACTCTGTTGACTCAATTGTCTCTGGCTATGACTACCATAAGCCAGACTCACATCACTAG
- a CDS encoding HyaD/HybD family hydrogenase maturation endopeptidase → MKILLLGIGNVLYADEGIGVHFVNYIADNYQFTHESHQLELLDGGTLAQGLIPIICQYDYLIVVDTVNANGVDTGEVYFFDFDKAPKEIDWQGSAHEVEMLQTLNMMEMVGDRPKTFVLGVTPTVLEPMILGLTPKVAAAVPLMEKTLLTHLASLGFTVTRIAEHSIDSLIPDSYKRGVLIDEKHQI, encoded by the coding sequence ATGAAGATATTGCTACTTGGTATTGGCAATGTCCTGTACGCCGATGAAGGCATCGGCGTACATTTTGTCAATTACATTGCTGATAATTATCAGTTTACCCATGAGTCCCACCAGCTAGAACTGCTCGACGGCGGTACGCTGGCTCAGGGACTCATTCCTATTATCTGCCAATATGATTATTTAATTGTGGTTGATACCGTTAATGCCAACGGTGTCGATACTGGCGAAGTCTATTTCTTCGATTTTGACAAAGCACCCAAGGAAATTGATTGGCAAGGCAGCGCACATGAAGTGGAAATGCTGCAAACCCTCAATATGATGGAAATGGTGGGCGATCGGCCTAAAACCTTTGTGCTAGGTGTCACACCTACAGTGCTTGAACCTATGATCCTAGGGCTAACTCCTAAGGTCGCAGCAGCCGTGCCTTTAATGGAAAAAACCTTGTTAACCCACTTAGCCTCCCTTGGCTTTACTGTGACGCGCATCGCTGAACATAGCATTGATTCGCTGATCCCAGACTCTTATAAACGTGGTGTCCTTATAGATGAAAAACATCAGATTTGA
- the hypF gene encoding carbamoyltransferase HypF, with protein sequence MEHVVLENQALKRYKLHITGIVQGVGFRPFVYRYALDNQLTGTVLNNAQGVTIELQGNETGLELFITALKSNPPPLARIDQITQTLLPVIEGETLFAIIESCDEDIEGSGSAVAVSADKSTCQDCLNDMHNPKDRHFGYAFTNCTNCGPRYTIINALPYDRHNTAMADFVMCPDCAKSYYDPLDRRYHAQPVSCPNCGPQLYLKTPQGEDITPVNVTQQTVLQLAANRLAQGQILAIKGLGGFHLVCDARHTGAVTALRQRKQRQAKPLAVMVANIAMAQRYVTGTDAEWQVLSSQERPIVLMNSVPANDLSIEVAPNLDKLGVFLPYTPLHHLLLALFNGPLVATSANVSGEPIITHCDELVSHLSHVVDAIVDHNRPIINGCDDSVVQVIQPRTHDTAPYLIPPSVQVLRLARGFAPASFSLTTPLTQSILAVGAQQKNAIAFGFGSNVFLSPHIGDLFSVSAEQYFERTLTTFSRLYHFEPKWIICDKHPDYAPSRWAQANSVLDANNAIDTSQQRKCFSVQHHHAHVLSVMAINQYCDPVLGFSFDGTGLGEDGRLWGGEVLLTTLDKAERLAHFEPIALLGGEQAIKQPVRLLLALLFEQMSLSEVLALPLPILRCLSPNTLTNLHKIWQNGSAIESSSVGRLFDALACALGLIETTLFEGQAGMAIEAAANRADMLALDPLILVLPFSEGQWNSSAMFKQIIQLITAHPLTAHRRDTIARAFLHTLGEAICVYAAKYKHLPTVLCGGVFQNKYLLEYCLSQLSVQGNQVLSSQHIPINDGGIALGQLWYGIHQTD encoded by the coding sequence TTGGAACATGTTGTCCTAGAGAACCAAGCGCTCAAGCGATATAAATTGCATATTACAGGCATAGTACAAGGGGTGGGGTTTCGCCCCTTTGTATATCGTTACGCCCTTGATAACCAACTAACGGGCACTGTACTCAATAATGCCCAAGGTGTAACCATTGAGTTGCAGGGTAATGAGACTGGTCTCGAACTTTTTATCACCGCACTCAAATCCAATCCACCACCACTGGCACGAATCGATCAGATAACTCAAACATTACTACCCGTTATTGAAGGCGAAACCCTATTTGCCATCATCGAAAGTTGTGATGAAGATATTGAGGGATCAGGCAGTGCTGTCGCTGTATCTGCCGACAAAAGTACCTGTCAAGATTGCCTAAACGATATGCATAACCCCAAGGATCGCCACTTCGGTTATGCCTTTACCAACTGCACTAATTGTGGCCCAAGATATACTATTATCAATGCGTTACCCTATGATAGACACAATACGGCTATGGCTGATTTTGTCATGTGTCCAGATTGTGCAAAATCGTACTACGATCCGCTCGATCGCCGTTATCATGCCCAACCCGTAAGCTGCCCTAACTGTGGTCCTCAACTCTATTTAAAAACACCACAGGGAGAAGATATTACGCCAGTTAACGTCACACAGCAGACTGTGTTACAACTGGCGGCCAATAGATTAGCCCAAGGGCAAATTCTGGCGATTAAAGGATTAGGTGGATTTCATTTAGTATGCGATGCACGCCATACTGGGGCTGTCACAGCGCTTCGCCAACGTAAACAGCGTCAAGCAAAGCCCTTAGCTGTCATGGTGGCCAATATTGCGATGGCGCAGCGATATGTCACCGGGACAGATGCTGAATGGCAAGTGCTCAGTTCACAGGAACGCCCCATCGTACTGATGAATAGCGTACCCGCAAACGATCTTAGCATTGAAGTCGCCCCTAATCTGGACAAACTCGGGGTATTCTTACCTTATACCCCACTGCATCATTTGCTGTTAGCTCTCTTCAATGGCCCCTTGGTCGCCACAAGTGCCAATGTATCGGGTGAACCTATCATCACCCACTGTGATGAGTTAGTGAGTCACCTGAGTCATGTTGTAGATGCCATAGTCGATCATAATCGCCCTATTATTAACGGCTGCGATGACAGTGTTGTACAAGTCATCCAACCTCGAACACATGACACGGCCCCTTATCTTATACCGCCAAGTGTACAAGTACTGCGCCTCGCTCGGGGATTTGCTCCAGCCAGTTTTTCCCTAACAACACCTTTGACTCAATCGATTCTTGCCGTTGGTGCACAACAAAAAAATGCGATTGCCTTCGGTTTTGGCTCGAATGTTTTTTTAAGCCCACATATTGGCGATCTCTTTAGTGTCAGTGCTGAGCAGTATTTTGAACGTACATTAACCACCTTCTCTCGCCTATATCACTTTGAACCTAAATGGATTATTTGTGATAAACATCCAGACTACGCGCCTTCTCGTTGGGCGCAGGCTAATAGTGTCTTAGATGCTAATAACGCCATAGATACAAGCCAACAACGCAAATGTTTCTCGGTGCAGCATCACCATGCCCATGTATTGAGTGTGATGGCAATTAATCAATATTGCGATCCTGTTCTCGGCTTTAGCTTCGATGGGACAGGACTTGGGGAAGATGGCCGTTTATGGGGCGGCGAAGTGCTATTAACCACGCTCGATAAAGCAGAACGGTTGGCTCACTTTGAGCCCATCGCCTTACTGGGTGGCGAGCAAGCGATTAAACAGCCAGTAAGACTCTTATTAGCACTCCTATTTGAACAAATGAGTCTAAGCGAGGTACTGGCTCTGCCATTACCTATACTAAGATGCCTTAGTCCAAACACACTGACGAATTTACATAAAATCTGGCAAAACGGCAGCGCAATAGAAAGCTCATCCGTTGGACGTCTGTTTGATGCCCTCGCCTGTGCATTAGGGCTTATTGAAACCACGCTATTCGAAGGCCAAGCAGGGATGGCTATTGAAGCTGCAGCAAATCGTGCCGATATGCTGGCACTCGATCCGTTAATCCTCGTTCTTCCCTTCAGCGAGGGACAATGGAACAGCAGTGCCATGTTCAAACAAATTATTCAGTTAATCACAGCGCACCCCTTAACCGCTCACAGACGCGACACGATAGCCCGCGCCTTTTTACATACCCTAGGTGAAGCAATCTGTGTTTATGCCGCTAAATACAAACATCTTCCAACCGTACTTTGTGGTGGTGTTTTTCAAAATAAATACCTGTTGGAATACTGCCTGAGTCAACTCAGTGTCCAAGGTAATCAGGTATTATCTAGTCAACACATCCCCATCAATGATGGAGGGATAGCCCTTGGCCAACTGTGGTATGGGATTCATCAAACCGATTGA